The sequence CCGAACAATTCTGGATCATCAAGCACGGTGTGAAGTTGAGCGCGATGCCGGCCTGGGGTCGCACCCATCCCGATCCGCTGATCTGGGACATGGTCGCGTTTGTCAGGAAGCTCCCTGGAATGCCGGCGGAAGAATATAAGCGTATCATCGCGACCGCGCCTGCCGACCACGATGAGATGATGAAAGATATGCCCGGCATGGCGGCCAAGCCCGGCGCGAAGTGAAGACGACAACATGCGACCCGAGGCAACGGCCATGACGGAGCAGTCGCCACGCATCGCCTGTGCCGACGGCGATCATCGTCCCCACCGAATTGAGGATGACGAGAGCGGCGTGCAGCGGGCGGTCTGTCGTGCTTGCGGCTGCACGCTGGTGCGGACCCTGGCGACGCGGCGTTGGTATTACTCCGGCGTGCTCGGCGACTCGCCAGCGCAGGCAGGCCTAGCCCAAGCCGTTACTGGCCGAGCGCGCGCACTTCCCCGCCATGGACAATGAACGCGCTCGCTTGCCCGATGGAAGCTGCCACAGCGGTCGCAACTGGCACCTCGCGCCCAAGACGATCCCGCTTAGCTGGCTTCTCGGCGCCGTAGGCTTCAGTCTTGTCGCAGTCGTCGTGATGATGGTGCGATTGAGAATCGCCGTGCAGGTCGATGCGAGGCTCGGTATCTTCATCGTGCTCGCATTCTCCGGAACCGTTACGATCCGTTTCCGATTCCGGCAACCGCTATCGAGACAGCAGCGGGTATGGCGGGACGCCGCCGAATATTATGGGCTCTTCATAAGCATCTGCGTGATCGGCGCCCTGGCGGCCTATCCTGTGGCGGCGATCAGTACGGGCTTCGCCGACTCAGCGCTTGAGCGCGTGGACCATTTTCTGCGTTTCGACTGGCTGGCATGGTATCGCTTCGTGGTGGAGCACCCGGCTATCCAGTGGCCTGAGCGAGCGGCTTATCAAAGCATATTTTTTACCCCCGCAGTGTTGTTCGCTTACTACGCCTGGAGCGCTCGCAGGGCTGAGGCGCGCCAGTTCATCCTATCTTTCTGGCTGGCTGCGTTTCTTACGCTGCTGTTGTTCTTCCACGTTCCCGCGAAGGGGCCGCTCGCTTTCCTCTGGCATGGACCGCTGCCCTATGTGCCAGAGAGCGCGCTGTACCAGGCCGATCTCATCCCCGCGCTCAGAAGCCATGCGGCAAAGCCCATCGACTTGGGGGCGCTACGTGGGCTGGTCGCCGCTCCCAGCTTCCATGCGGCGAGCGCTCTGCTCTACATCGCAGCGGCGTGGCCGCTGAGGCCTCTGCGGTGGCCGGTCACCATTCTCAACGCGGCGATGCTGCTTGCGACGCCGGTCGAAGGAACGCACTATCTTGTTGACCTGATCGCTGGGGCTGCGGTCGCGCTCGCTGCTCTTGCGATCACGCAACTGGCCGCTCGCCGTTTTAGCCCCCGTCTGGCTAGCCGTCCGCAGCGATGGAAAACAGCGCAATCGACAATCAGCAGCGCTGAATAGAATCCAGATTCTCCGCACCCTATGGCGGAAATGTTAGGGAAGAAGCTTGATTGGCCGGCTGAATGGGCCATCGCCGACTCCGCTGTATCATTCCGAGATATCCTTCTGGATTGTGCTTTGTTGGGCGTGTTGGCGCGAGCGGTGCGATAGTCGCGTCCAGCCTGGCATGCGATGGAGTTCGAGGATCAGCAGGAGCAGAACCGCTGTCATGACGGCGATATGGTAGATGCCGTAGGCGGTACTGAGGCCGACCGCAGCGGATGCCCAGAGTGTAGCGGCGGTTGTAAGACCGGTCACGCGTCCGGAATCACGTAAGATGATCCCCGCGCCTATGAATCCGATCCCTGTGACGATGCCGGCGGATATCCGGCCGCCATCGCCGATGGCGCCGGAAATCAGCCCGAATGCGCATGCACCCAACGAGGTGGCCATATAGGTGCGGATGCCGGCCTCGCGGCCGCGATGTTCGCGCTGCCATCCTATAATGGCCCCGAGCAGGGCAGCCAGACTTATACGGCCGATGTCGACCCACCATGGTGCATCGCCTGTTGCGAATTCCGTCATCAACGCCCCGATCTCTCACCACTTATAGAAATTGAATAACGATCAACGCACCTGCGGTGGCCGCTATGACGGCCGTTGTAGCTTATCCGAGAAAAAGAAGCTTTTGGGCGCGGTGAACTGTCCCATGCCGCTGCGGCGGGACACCACGACCATCGGCGCGACCATGATCGGCATGGAGACGATGCCGTTGATGACCGCGCTCCAGAACAACACCTTGATCGGATGAGTGACGAGCAGTGGATTGCGGCGTTGAGCGGGGCGGCAAGGGTGATAATGCCATAGAAACCGGCGCCTCCCCAGGGCGCTGGTCGAGGCCACACTTCGACCATGCGCAATCGATCGTCGGCGCAATCCAAGCTTCAATTTCCTCTCCCGTTGACGTAACTGAGC is a genomic window of Sphingobium amiense containing:
- a CDS encoding phosphatase PAP2 family protein, which encodes MDNERARLPDGSCHSGRNWHLAPKTIPLSWLLGAVGFSLVAVVVMMVRLRIAVQVDARLGIFIVLAFSGTVTIRFRFRQPLSRQQRVWRDAAEYYGLFISICVIGALAAYPVAAISTGFADSALERVDHFLRFDWLAWYRFVVEHPAIQWPERAAYQSIFFTPAVLFAYYAWSARRAEARQFILSFWLAAFLTLLLFFHVPAKGPLAFLWHGPLPYVPESALYQADLIPALRSHAAKPIDLGALRGLVAAPSFHAASALLYIAAAWPLRPLRWPVTILNAAMLLATPVEGTHYLVDLIAGAAVALAALAITQLAARRFSPRLASRPQRWKTAQSTISSAE
- a CDS encoding MgtC/SapB family protein: MTEFATGDAPWWVDIGRISLAALLGAIIGWQREHRGREAGIRTYMATSLGACAFGLISGAIGDGGRISAGIVTGIGFIGAGIILRDSGRVTGLTTAATLWASAAVGLSTAYGIYHIAVMTAVLLLLILELHRMPGWTRLSHRSRQHAQQSTIQKDISE